The following are from one region of the Rhea pennata isolate bPtePen1 chromosome 28, bPtePen1.pri, whole genome shotgun sequence genome:
- the LOXL2 gene encoding lysyl oxidase homolog 2 isoform X4 codes for MNIQVEDIRIRAILATYRKRVPVTEGYVEVKDEGTWKQICDKHWTMKNSRVVCGMFGFPSERKYNAKVYKMFASRRKQHYWAYSMDCSGTEAHISSCKLGNHLNVDAEKNATCENGMPAVVSCVPGRAFAPSSHSGFRKAFRQEQPLVRLKGGANTGEGRVEVLKNGEWGTVCDDNWNLVSASVVCRELGFGSAKEAITGARLGQGMGPIHLNEIDCTGFEKSITDCKFNTESQGCNHEEDAAVRCNVPAMGFQNQLRLSGGRNPYEGRVEVLAERNGTLKWGTVCSENWGTVEAMVVCRQLGLGFASHAFQETWYWHGDITADNVVMSGVKCSGTEMSLAHCRHDGADVSCPRGGGRFGAGVSCSETAPDLVLNAELVEQTAYLEDRPMFMLQCALEENCLASSAVNTSVTSGYRRLLRFSSQIHNNGQSDFRPKNGRHAWVWHDCHRHYHSMEVFTHYDLLNLNGTKIAEGHKASFCLEDTECEADVQKQYECANFGEQGITVGCWDVYRHDIDCQWIDITDIPPGDYLFQVVINPNYEVAESDYSNNVMKCRCRYDGQRIWMYNCHIGGSFSEETEQKFDHFSGLTNNKVSTR; via the exons ATGAACATCCAAGTGGAAGACATAAGAATCCGTGCCATCCTCGCCACCTACCGCAAGCGGGTGCCCGTCACGGAAGGTTACGTGGAGGTGAAAGATGAAGGGACCTGGAAGCAGATCTGTGACAAGCACTGGACCATGAAAAATTCCCGAGTTGTCTGTGGCATGTTTGGATTTCCCAGTGAGAGGAAATACAACGCCAAGGTCTACAA GATGTTTGCcagcagaaggaagcagcatTACTGGGCTTACTCAATGGACTGCAGTGGGACTGAGGCTCACATCTCCAGCTGCAAACTGGGCAATCACCTCAACGTGGATGCGGAGAAGAACGCGACCTGCGAGAACGGGATGCCTGCTGTGGTCAGCTGCGTCCCCGGACGCGCCTTCGCCCCGAGCAGCCATAGCGGCTTCCGAAAAGCTTTCAGGCAGGAG CAGCCACTGGTGAGGCTGAAAGGAGGAGCCAACACCGGAGAAGGACGGGTTGAAGTGCTGAAAAACGGAGAGTGGGGGACAGTGTGCGACGACAACTGGAACCTGGTGTCGGCGAGCGTGGTGTGCCGGGAGCTGGGCTTCGGGAGCGCGAAGGAAGCGATAACGGGGGCGAGGCTCGGGCAAG ggATGGGTCCGATTCATCTGAACGAAATTGACTGCACAGGCTTTGAGAAATCAATCACGGACTGCAAGTTCAACACGGAGTCGCAGGGCTGTAACCACGAAGAAGATGCTGCTGTGAGGTGCAACGTTCCAGCGATGGGTTTCCAGAATCAG CTGCGTCTGAGCGGCGGCCGCAACCCTTACGAGGGCCGGGTGGAAGTGCTGGCGGAGCGCAACGGCACGCTGAAGTGGGGCACCGTCTGCAGCGAGAACTGGGGCACCGTGGAGGCCATGGTGGTGTGCcggcagctggggctggggtTCGCCAGCCATGCCTTCCAG GAAACCTGGTACTGGCATGGAGACATCACTGCTGACAACGTGGTCATGAGCGGTGTCAAGTGTTCGGGGACAGAGATGTCCCTGGCCCACTGCCGTCACGACGGCGCCGACGTCTCCTGCCCCAGAGGAGGTGGCCGTTTTGGTGCTGGGGTGTCCTGCTCAGAGA CTGCCCCTGACCTGGTGCTTAATGCGGAGCTGGTGGAGCAGACGGCCTACCTGGAGGACCGCCCGATGTTCATGCTGCAGTGCGCGCTCGAGGAGAACTGCCTGGCCAGCTCGGCCGTCAACACGTCCGTCACCTCTGGCTACCGGCGGCTGCTGCGCTTCTCCTCCCAGATCCACAACAACGGGCAGTCCGATTTCCGCCCCAAGAACGGCCGCCACGCCTGGGTCTGGCACGACTGTCACAG GCATTACCACAGCATGGAGGTTTTTACCCACTATGACCTACTGAACCTCAATGGGACCAAGATAGCTGAAGGACACAAAGCCAGCTTCTGTCTGGAAGACACCGAATGTGAAGCAG ATGTGCAAAAACAGTATGAATGTGCCAATTTTGGTGAACAAGGAATCACGGTTGGATGCTGGGACGTGTATCGTCATGACATTGACTGCCAATGGATTGATATCACCGACATCCCACCAGGCGATTACCTCTTCCAG GTCGTCATCAACCCAAACTATGAAGTTGCTGAATCCGATTATTCAAATAATGTGATGAAATGCAGGTGCCGATACGATGGACAGCGCATCTGGATGTACAACTGCCACATAG